The window gtacagcacgtgaacacgtcatcacgtcaacgtgTGTTAtgtatgattcccttgactctttgcgttttcaacataaatcacgtgaatgcattttcgttaccatggttacgttatctcatgatatatattctccgaacagcattaaaatacaagtcacgtgaatgcattttcgttaccatggttacgttatctcatgatatatattctccgaacagcatttaaatacaagtcacgtgaatgcattttcgttactatggttacgtttctacattatatatgtcctccttcctttcccgccttcctttcgctgcctgaccgtgtccgttataggtaaagatctggttttgctggtacttgatctataacgaatatttgtcttgcgcggatttttctcgcctctggtgagagcgaacgtccacatttcttcatttacaggtatgtttatatttacgcttcacgcgcaagaaaagggaggggggtatggttcatagacaattgcgcgcaagacaatcgcgatcATAAAACTCAGCGCAATTGATCCTCAAGTTTATATaggtatgttgatatttacattttcagttcttgtattgcgcgcaattgtctatgaaccagtgatatttacgcgcaattgtctatgaaccacgaTTTGGTCCCGTATCTAAACGCacaggtccttaaaaatcttgtcttgcgcgcaattgtctatgaaccagtttaTATAATGTTGATATttacgcgcaattgtctatgaaccgcgatttggtcccgtattgtctatgaaccgcgatTTGGTCCCGTATCTAAACGCacaggtccttaaaaatcttgtcttgcgcgcaattgtctatgaaccagtttatatagggtatgttgatatttacgcgcaattgtctatgaaccgcgatTTGGTCCCGTATCTAAACGCacaggtccttaaaaatccgcgTTCTGCGCCACTTTTCGGGTCCCTGCCacatttagtctctggctctgacagagttgTATGATAATTTAACTCTGaaggatcctaatgctttcccttccccatgctaggatccgtcagagttaaattcccATACGGTgccgggtcaaaagcgcgccggcgcGCCGGGTCAAAGGCGTGCCCACCctattgagcgcagcgcgcgacGCCGCGCctttctaaattactgtttttagggctccgacgggttcATAGACGATTGCGCGcaagccgcgccgctctaaatgaccgtttttagggctccgacggagggcgagggggggggaaccccccactttactataatgtggagggttacgacccccaaacccccgataacgccggcgcgatgtctattaagtaaacagaagggGGTTCccgaacaaaaccccccgtcggagcccctaaaaactgtaatttggtgcggtgcggcggcgcgcctTGCCTTAAATTGGCTttcgtctttcgcgccgttgtctatgaaccttctcATCCAGCCCTGTCAGGGGCAGGGACCTGAAAAGGGGCACGGAACGCGGATTTTTAAGGACACCCCGTCTTGCGCTTAGTTTTCCCGCATGTTAAAAGAGCGAGAAGGTTGAGGTATGGTATTAAGATTATGTATAATGTGATgatggatattaattggaagcATAATTGGATGGAGttatagattttaaaagtaataaatatctaaaaaaaacttgttggcatgaggtaaaaactcttatgccagcaacactagtatctgaatatgtttaattTGAGGATTGTATCATGATGTAATGATGCAATATTATTGGGTAagtgcatgagaaaaaaaaaggaaaatatcagcacaggagtcaccattcaacatataagtaataatttgaaaGTATCTAGTTTTGGGtacaattcattatgtcacattatcaaaatggaaagaacagtaacaataaaaaagggagacattaacatcttactgtaatgaatatacactattttctatttaaagatacaCTGTCTTATTGTTGGGAGGGTGTCTAAATTATACTATTATCATTCATATTGGGAAAAGTAAGAGTGGGGAAGTgggttgggaagggaggtacttgattgacatgtgatgtatttcattttaatgttttgattctTGTACACATGATGTgtcatttaaaatgaataaagattttttaaaaaaccgagTGTGCTCACggtttatagttttataaaggcATTGGGTACCATTTTCTTTTGCAGGTATCATACATAAGAGGATATTCACATTTACAGGTATATGCATAGCTTCATTTTTTGGTTTTGCTAAATTGGAACAATAGGATAGGATAAATAGTCTGATGGTAGGGCTTATTGGGGTACACTTTTAGCCTTGGgtgtgtagtgagggtgattgtATACAATTGTTGTGGGTCCTTGTTTTGGGCCTCTCTGCCTTCCTTCTGTCTGCGATTAGGTATAATGACGTTCTTAATCCATGATTGTTGGCAAGCCAGATTTTAACTATTACAGGTATGATTGCAAAGGTAAGTACAGACATAGTGGGTGTTGTTTGTTATATCTATGTGCTAACCTTATAAATTTTAGTCTTGCAGTCATGTGCTGAGGGATATGAATTTGCTGAAACCCTAGTGTTGTCTAGAAGTTCAATCTTGGAGGCAACGTAAGTACAGAggtatagggatttgtatgtcctatgtatataataaccttatctaatctactactgaaggtgactacaatcaacagaggacattcaagagaccacgatcaacagaggacacacatcttcagtgttttgctgacaggaatcgcacccttgcaggtatatggtgttgtgccatagcactgaactttacatatagggatttgtatgtcctatgtatataataaccttatctaatctactactgaaggtgactacaatcaacagactACAATCAAGACACCACAGTCAACAGAGGACAGACATCTTCAGTGTTTTCCTGACAGGgatcgcacccttgcaggtatatggtGTTGTGCCATAGCACTAAACTCTACATATGTATGGCCTAACCTCACCTATTTGACCTTTGCATGTTTTTTTGTGTGCTGGAGATTGGTGGGGGGTGAACATTAAGTTTACATGCATGTTATAATTCTTGCAGGTACTGGTTCAGGGTTGAAGGTCGACTACAGTTCCTGAGGGTTTCATCGATATACTTCCAGTCTTACAGGTATGATGTTCTTTTGAGTAGTGCATTCATGATATAGGCAATTGTATATCAATTGCAAGTCAAAATAGGATAATGTTATTAATTGTATGGTTTCAGGAGTGATTTGACATAGACATGGAAGTAATAACTTCACAGCATGGGAGAGAGCACTGGGTTAATGAGGGCTATCGATATCGGCGTGACCGAGTGATGGCAGACGGATCCACGTCCTGGAGGTGTGTGCGCCGTGACTGtgtgggaagaagaaagaggctcGTTGATGGATCTTCTGTTGAGATAACGGCGCATGTGCATGCACCCAACAATGCTAGAATTGAAGCTGATCGAATGATGGGAGACATACGTGAAAGAGCTGTGGCTACGGTTGAAAGGCCACGTCAGATCATTCATGGCACAACAGCTGGTACAAGTTTAGAAGCCGCTACATTATTGCCTGCATACACCTCCATGCAGAGAACAgttaatagaaagagaaatgcaggCCATCTAGCAATGGGTAATCCCAGGTGCATAAGAGACATACAAATTCCTGAGCCGCTACAAAGAAGCACACGTGGTGAACAATTACTGTTGTGGGATTCAGGTGAAAATGATGAAAGACGCATATTCATTTTCACTACAGAATCTAATCTTGAGGTGTTGGAGCAACATGGACATTGGTTCATGGATGGGACATTCAAAGTTGCCCCCCATTTGTTTGTCCAAGTCTTTACCATCCATGCATTTGTAGACAATCGTGCACTTCCCATGGTCTACGTGTTGTTGAACAGTAAAAGGGAGGAGGACTATGAACGTGTGTTGAGGAAACTGCTGGAAACCAGAAACACGTTGGCACCATTGACAATCTTGATGGACTTTGAGAGAGCAAGTCTGCAAGCTGCCCGCACTGTATTTCCCAATGCTACAGTTTCTGGCTGCCTGTTCCATCTGGGTCAATCATTGTGGCGCAGAATTCAACATGAGGGACTGACCGCCAGCTATAGAGATGAGGAGAGAGTAAGAATGTTCACCAAAATGCTGTTAGCATTAAGTTTTGTTCCTGTGGATGATGTTGCTGAGTGTTTCCAGACCTTGGAGGAGAGTCGACCAGATGAACTGACCCTGGTGTATGACTATTGGGAAGACAATTACATCGGGAGATTGCGGCCAAATGGGAGACGGGTGCCACCTTTTCCTATTCCTCTGTGGAATATGCGCTCCCGTGTGGAAGATGGACTGCCTCGGACCAATAATTCCGTTGAAGGTTGGCACCATGCATTTCAATCCTCTGTTGCATGCCACCATCCAACCATCTTTAAACTCCTTGAACATATACAGCGTGAGCAAGATCACACAGAACAGCTGCTTGCTCGATTCCAGGCTGGTAACCGCGCACCACCCAGCAGTAAGAGCACGTATGTGAGAGTGACGCAAAGACTAACAACGCTGCTGCCAACATATGGACAAACACCTCTCTTTCAATATCTCCGTGGTATAGCACATAATCTGGAACTGTAGAGTTTGATGTTGAAGTTCAGGTTTTCCTGTTGCTATGCTACAATTGTGTGCACTTTGTGATTTGAAATTTGCTTTGACATGTCCATATGGTCTCCCAAGCACATATGCTGCAGGAACAGGAGAGACACTTTGAAATGTCTatgtccccctctccttttggtgGCCTGAAAGCTACAGGCCTGCAAACTGTTGTGCTCAGGATCTCTCCCCCAGGAGTTTCTCTGAAGCCCTCCTCTGACCCCTACCTATCCTAGTATCCACTGCTCTGACATGTGCCAAGcgtgaaggttttttatgccgagcaaggtaacccactcaagcatactgtactcgctttgacattttcaaggtgttgtgggtggtgttcaaaggctttttccttcacgtagggaaggtcagatggtgtcttggatggagcgGCTTCAGGGAAAGCGGCTGTGTTAAGGAAaatttgaaaaacttgaaattgTACATTTCCTCCCTTGTTTTTGGTGGCCTAGAAAGTACATAAGCAGaaatgtcagtcaggtgctgtctctgaagccatgagattcagaaaaagatgaggacccagaatgggttgacaggggtgcaaacctgatggt is drawn from Geotrypetes seraphini chromosome 3, aGeoSer1.1, whole genome shotgun sequence and contains these coding sequences:
- the LOC117357552 gene encoding uncharacterized protein LOC117357552; the encoded protein is MEVITSQHGREHWVNEGYRYRRDRVMADGSTSWRCVRRDCVGRRKRLVDGSSVEITAHVHAPNNARIEADRMMGDIRERAVATVERPRQIIHGTTAGTSLEAATLLPAYTSMQRTVNRKRNAGHLAMGNPRCIRDIQIPEPLQRSTRGEQLLLWDSGENDERRIFIFTTESNLEVLEQHGHWFMDGTFKVAPHLFVQVFTIHAFVDNRALPMVYVLLNSKREEDYERVLRKLLETRNTLAPLTILMDFERASLQAARTVFPNATVSGCLFHLGQSLWRRIQHEGLTASYRDEERVRMFTKMLLALSFVPVDDVAECFQTLEESRPDELTLVYDYWEDNYIGRLRPNGRRVPPFPIPLWNMRSRVEDGLPRTNNSVEGWHHAFQSSVACHHPTIFKLLEHIQREQDHTEQLLARFQAGNRAPPSSKSTYVRVTQRLTTLLPTYGQTPLFQYLRGIAHNLEL